A region from the Halosolutus gelatinilyticus genome encodes:
- a CDS encoding DUF1326 domain-containing protein, with amino-acid sequence MKRDWSITGDYVEACNCDAVCQCLWFEPPDDDRCAVSIVWRIADGRYGDVGLSGLHAALLIRSEDGVMLDPDTGWHVVLLVDEAADDEQRAAIEDIYLGRAGGVFAVAAETHVERAEVATAPFSFTRDGADFAVEIGDVVTMDVVGKRGFNEELGTVAPHPFTKSREMTTGKSTTATVSYDDEFAWDVSENNAFLCDFELANA; translated from the coding sequence ATGAAACGAGACTGGTCCATCACGGGCGATTACGTCGAAGCGTGCAACTGTGACGCGGTTTGCCAGTGCCTCTGGTTCGAACCGCCCGACGACGACCGCTGTGCGGTGTCGATCGTGTGGCGCATCGCGGACGGCCGGTACGGGGACGTCGGTCTGAGTGGCCTCCACGCGGCGCTGCTCATCCGCAGCGAGGACGGCGTCATGCTGGACCCGGACACCGGGTGGCACGTGGTCCTTCTCGTCGACGAGGCGGCGGACGACGAGCAGCGGGCCGCGATCGAAGACATCTACCTGGGTCGGGCCGGCGGCGTCTTCGCGGTCGCCGCCGAGACCCACGTCGAACGCGCCGAAGTCGCGACCGCCCCGTTCTCGTTCACCCGGGACGGCGCGGATTTCGCGGTCGAAATCGGCGACGTCGTCACCATGGACGTGGTCGGGAAACGCGGCTTCAACGAGGAGCTCGGCACGGTCGCGCCGCATCCGTTCACGAAGAGCCGAGAGATGACGACCGGCAAGTCCACCACCGCCACCGTCTCCTACGACGACGAGTTCGCGTGGGACGTCTCGGAGAACAACGCGTTCCTCTGTGACTTCGAACTGGCGAACGCCTGA
- a CDS encoding DUF2182 domain-containing protein: MVTRDSFRERLDRRRLPAVALVAYVLALLAWVAIVGRWLPMPDGPTGMRMSDPGVPEAMALSNGATGVGLYLLVWGAMMVAMMYPSSVPFFRLYYRTLDGTSTAGKAARIGAVMGTYAIVWTLTGLVPLLVNSVVSIATLAHAHGDLLWGGTLLLLSGYQLSPYKYRCLRYCRSPIGFLLGHHRPGVRGAVEMTWAYSVFCVGCCWALFAFMVVVGSMNVVWMALIAAVLSLERTVGWGERLARAIGLVAGLGGSVLVAIALV; the protein is encoded by the coding sequence ATGGTCACGCGCGACTCGTTCCGGGAGCGACTCGATCGCCGCCGCCTCCCAGCCGTCGCGCTCGTCGCGTACGTACTCGCGCTGCTCGCGTGGGTGGCGATCGTCGGCCGCTGGCTCCCGATGCCGGACGGACCGACGGGTATGCGGATGTCCGACCCCGGCGTTCCGGAGGCGATGGCGCTCTCGAACGGGGCGACCGGCGTCGGGCTCTACCTGCTCGTGTGGGGCGCGATGATGGTCGCGATGATGTACCCGTCGTCGGTGCCGTTCTTCCGGCTGTACTACCGGACGCTCGACGGGACGTCGACCGCGGGCAAGGCCGCGCGGATTGGGGCGGTGATGGGGACGTACGCGATCGTGTGGACGCTCACGGGTCTCGTGCCGCTCCTGGTCAATTCGGTGGTGTCGATCGCGACCCTCGCGCACGCCCACGGCGACCTTCTCTGGGGCGGAACCCTACTGCTCCTGTCGGGCTACCAGCTGTCGCCGTACAAGTACCGCTGTCTCCGGTACTGCCGGTCGCCGATCGGGTTCCTGCTGGGACACCACCGACCGGGGGTCCGCGGGGCCGTCGAGATGACCTGGGCGTACAGCGTCTTCTGCGTCGGGTGCTGCTGGGCGCTGTTCGCGTTCATGGTGGTCGTGGGGTCGATGAACGTCGTCTGGATGGCGCTCATCGCGGCGGTCCTGTCGCTCGAACGGACCGTCGGCTGGGGCGAACGGCTGGCGCGAGCGATCGGCCTCGTCGCCGGACTCGGCGGGAGTGTTCTCGTTGCGATCGCGCTGGTGTAA
- a CDS encoding VOC family protein: MEPRITVITLGVGDLERSLEFYRDGLGWPTDGIVGTEFEGGAVAFFPLDGGLQLALYPKQQIADDANVDETAASPAEFTLGHNVASKDAVDAVLRTAEEAGAEITDAARDRDWGGYSGHFLDPDDHLWEVVWNPEFAVED, encoded by the coding sequence ATGGAACCACGCATCACCGTCATTACCCTCGGAGTCGGCGACCTCGAACGATCGCTCGAATTTTACCGCGACGGCTTAGGGTGGCCGACGGACGGCATCGTCGGCACCGAATTCGAGGGCGGCGCGGTCGCCTTCTTCCCGTTAGACGGGGGCTTGCAGCTCGCCCTCTACCCGAAACAGCAAATCGCGGACGACGCGAACGTCGACGAAACCGCGGCGAGTCCCGCGGAGTTCACCCTCGGCCACAACGTTGCATCGAAAGACGCGGTCGACGCCGTACTGCGGACGGCGGAGGAAGCGGGCGCGGAGATCACCGACGCGGCCCGCGATCGGGACTGGGGTGGCTATTCGGGTCACTTCCTCGATCCGGACGACCACCTGTGGGAAGTCGTCTGGAATCCGGAGTTCGCGGTCGAAGACTAA
- a CDS encoding twin-arginine translocation signal domain-containing protein — protein MDELTRLDGVSRRTLLKASAVGTSALGLAGCTGADASQDAPAPELDLETSEADTEFGTLQAERAENSYVGPIDDGQAIGIASLDDVGAGDTRDLDDAIVVQLYDRENLAIAIGEVGANGAATLSSVEQSDFDATVKLTMESDAVSGTVTFRGESSDPFTADAAADIAGVYWAHGTDEESDASGGWVVLSDGRQWGCICIPPFTSPCCTLHL, from the coding sequence ATGGACGAACTCACACGACTCGACGGCGTATCGCGCAGAACACTACTGAAAGCCAGTGCAGTCGGAACGAGCGCGCTGGGACTGGCAGGCTGTACGGGCGCGGACGCATCGCAGGACGCTCCCGCTCCGGAACTCGACCTCGAAACGTCGGAGGCGGACACGGAGTTTGGAACCCTTCAGGCGGAACGTGCGGAGAACTCGTACGTCGGCCCGATCGACGACGGCCAGGCGATCGGCATCGCCTCTCTCGACGACGTTGGCGCTGGAGATACCCGGGATCTCGACGACGCGATCGTCGTTCAGCTGTACGACCGCGAGAACCTCGCGATCGCGATCGGCGAGGTCGGTGCTAACGGGGCAGCGACGCTTTCGAGCGTCGAGCAAAGCGACTTCGACGCCACTGTGAAGCTTACTATGGAGAGCGACGCCGTGTCCGGGACGGTGACCTTCCGCGGAGAGTCATCCGACCCGTTCACAGCGGACGCCGCCGCCGATATCGCCGGCGTCTACTGGGCGCACGGAACTGACGAGGAGTCCGATGCCAGCGGCGGTTGGGTCGTTCTCTCCGACGGCCGTCAATGGGGCTGCATTTGCATTCCGCCGTTCACCTCCCCTTGCTGTACGTTGCATCTCTAA
- a CDS encoding zinc ribbon domain-containing protein, which translates to MKLFETLGRSVGKFTHEAKRSAAAPYTCNECGKGFYIEQNVCPECGSQNLTEREKRMDANEAEGDESMIDDRSNRR; encoded by the coding sequence ATGAAACTCTTCGAGACCCTCGGCCGATCGGTCGGCAAATTCACCCACGAGGCGAAACGGTCGGCGGCGGCGCCCTATACCTGTAACGAGTGCGGCAAGGGGTTCTACATCGAACAGAACGTGTGTCCCGAGTGCGGGAGCCAGAACCTCACCGAACGGGAGAAACGAATGGACGCGAACGAGGCGGAGGGCGACGAGAGCATGATCGACGATCGATCGAACCGCCGGTAA
- a CDS encoding M20 family metallopeptidase has protein sequence MTVVEVTRELVSIPSHEDETAAGDRIESWLRRETDADVRRDEVGNVIAHKGAGEKSLALVGHHDVVAPATSQVADADEGGMEYAIDERDGRLYGRGAADMKGAVAAAMLAFRDADSAGEFVFASFVGEEVGGVGARHAIDRGFAPDYAIVGEGSTGYSAPGVTDVAVAHKGRRGSTIVARGESAHASEADAGENAIYRATDAVDLVREIDPPSIEVAGETIAGSVVVTEIAGGTAWNVVPDRCELAVDERTVPGERAPIDRVEAIPGVEWTVDQDLPPMRCRDEAFAETVLDTAAAAQSGSPKLVTKPHATDAGWLADAGTECVVCGPAEPGEAHTDDESVSIDVLERCEAIYRRAAERWPR, from the coding sequence ATGACAGTCGTCGAGGTAACGCGGGAACTCGTCTCGATCCCGAGCCACGAGGACGAAACCGCCGCCGGCGATCGCATCGAATCGTGGCTCCGCCGCGAGACCGACGCCGACGTGCGGCGCGACGAGGTCGGCAACGTAATCGCGCACAAGGGAGCCGGCGAGAAGTCCCTGGCGCTGGTCGGCCACCACGACGTGGTCGCGCCGGCGACGTCGCAGGTGGCCGACGCCGATGAGGGCGGTATGGAGTACGCGATCGACGAGCGCGACGGTCGCCTCTACGGGCGCGGCGCGGCGGATATGAAAGGCGCCGTCGCGGCGGCGATGCTCGCGTTCCGAGATGCCGATTCCGCCGGCGAATTCGTCTTCGCCAGTTTCGTCGGCGAGGAGGTCGGCGGCGTCGGCGCGCGCCACGCGATCGATCGGGGGTTCGCGCCCGACTACGCCATCGTCGGCGAAGGGTCGACGGGCTACTCCGCGCCAGGCGTGACGGACGTGGCCGTCGCCCACAAGGGTCGCCGGGGGAGCACGATCGTCGCTCGCGGCGAATCCGCCCACGCGAGCGAGGCCGATGCCGGCGAGAACGCGATTTATCGCGCGACGGACGCCGTGGACCTCGTCCGGGAGATCGACCCGCCGTCGATCGAGGTCGCCGGCGAGACGATCGCAGGGAGCGTCGTCGTCACCGAGATCGCGGGCGGCACGGCGTGGAACGTCGTCCCCGATCGCTGTGAACTCGCCGTCGACGAGCGGACGGTGCCCGGCGAGCGCGCCCCGATCGATCGCGTCGAGGCGATCCCGGGGGTCGAGTGGACCGTCGACCAGGACCTGCCGCCGATGCGCTGCAGAGACGAGGCGTTCGCCGAGACGGTGCTCGACACCGCCGCTGCGGCACAATCCGGTTCGCCCAAGCTGGTGACGAAACCCCACGCGACCGACGCGGGGTGGCTCGCCGACGCCGGAACCGAGTGCGTCGTCTGCGGCCCCGCGGAACCCGGCGAGGCCCACACCGACGACGAGAGCGTCTCGATCGACGTCCTCGAACGGTGCGAGGCGATCTACCGGCGAGCGGCCGAACGCTGGCCTCGGTGA
- a CDS encoding PINc/VapC family ATPase: MHVVPDTSVVIDGRVSATIEDGQFEGATISVPEAVVAELEAQANDGIDTGWDGLEELQRLADLADEGVIELEYVGDRPSAIERGHASEGEIDALIRDIAEGLDATFLTSDVVQAEVARAKGLDVEHVSPEIREVGTLAIEDFFDDQTMSVHLKTDTVPMAKRGELGEMRYEEIADEPTDEAQMDEWAREVVDSAKEAPGGFIELSEPGMKIVQFRDYRIAIGRPPFADGIEITAVRPIAQTDIEDYEHADELKERLLERQRGVLVSGSPGAGKSTLAQAIARYLTDHEYAVKTMEKPRDLQVGPEITQYTELGGEMEKTADALLMVRPDYTVYDEVRKTNDFEVFADMRLAGVGMIGVVHATRPIDALQRLIGRVELGMIPQIVDTVVYVEAGEIAKVYDVKTEVKVPAGLTEEDLARPVILVTDFQTSEPEYEIYTFNRQVVTVPLKDEEGGPANESGVDRIAKQEIEREIRSVARGYVDVQLKSQDKAVVYVEEKDISSVIGKGGGRITDIENRLGIDIDVRTHDENPDYGAGGATADGSGGGASQAGQLVQPEITSRHIVIPVDGNHGETVEVQAAGDYLFTATVSRGGEIQVSRGSAIADELERAIDRKDPITVVPS, encoded by the coding sequence ATGCACGTCGTGCCGGATACGAGCGTGGTCATCGACGGCCGCGTCTCGGCGACGATCGAAGACGGGCAGTTCGAGGGAGCGACGATTTCGGTACCGGAAGCCGTGGTCGCGGAACTCGAAGCGCAGGCCAACGACGGGATCGACACCGGGTGGGACGGCCTGGAAGAGCTCCAGCGTCTCGCCGACCTGGCCGACGAGGGCGTCATCGAACTCGAGTACGTCGGCGACCGGCCGAGCGCGATCGAGCGCGGCCACGCCTCCGAGGGCGAGATCGACGCGCTCATCCGCGACATCGCCGAGGGCTTAGATGCCACGTTCCTCACGAGCGACGTCGTCCAGGCCGAAGTCGCCCGGGCCAAGGGACTTGACGTCGAGCACGTCTCCCCCGAGATCCGCGAGGTTGGGACGCTCGCGATCGAGGACTTCTTCGACGACCAGACGATGAGCGTCCACCTCAAGACCGATACCGTGCCGATGGCCAAGCGGGGCGAACTCGGCGAGATGCGCTACGAAGAGATCGCCGACGAACCCACCGACGAGGCGCAGATGGACGAGTGGGCCCGCGAGGTCGTCGACAGCGCCAAGGAGGCCCCCGGTGGCTTCATCGAGCTCTCGGAACCCGGGATGAAGATCGTCCAGTTCCGCGACTACCGGATCGCGATTGGCCGGCCGCCGTTCGCGGACGGGATCGAGATCACCGCCGTGCGGCCGATCGCCCAGACGGACATCGAGGACTACGAGCACGCCGACGAACTCAAAGAGCGCCTGCTGGAGCGCCAGCGCGGCGTCCTCGTCTCCGGGTCTCCCGGCGCCGGGAAGTCGACGCTCGCTCAGGCGATCGCGCGCTACCTCACCGACCACGAGTACGCGGTCAAGACGATGGAAAAGCCCCGGGACCTGCAAGTCGGCCCCGAGATCACCCAGTACACCGAACTGGGCGGCGAAATGGAGAAGACCGCCGACGCCCTACTGATGGTTCGCCCGGACTACACCGTCTACGACGAGGTCCGCAAGACCAACGACTTCGAGGTCTTCGCGGACATGCGCCTGGCCGGCGTCGGCATGATCGGCGTCGTCCACGCGACCCGGCCGATCGACGCCCTCCAGCGACTCATCGGCCGCGTCGAGCTGGGCATGATCCCGCAGATCGTCGACACCGTCGTCTACGTCGAGGCGGGCGAGATCGCCAAGGTGTACGACGTCAAGACCGAGGTCAAGGTCCCGGCGGGACTCACCGAGGAGGACCTCGCCCGGCCCGTCATCCTCGTCACCGACTTCCAGACCAGCGAACCAGAGTACGAGATCTACACGTTCAACCGCCAGGTCGTCACCGTCCCCCTGAAAGACGAGGAGGGTGGCCCCGCGAACGAGTCCGGCGTCGATCGCATCGCCAAACAGGAGATCGAACGCGAGATCCGATCGGTCGCCCGCGGCTACGTCGACGTCCAGCTCAAGAGCCAGGACAAGGCGGTCGTCTACGTCGAGGAAAAGGACATCTCCAGCGTCATCGGCAAGGGCGGCGGCCGCATCACGGACATCGAAAACCGGCTGGGGATCGACATCGACGTCCGAACGCACGACGAGAACCCCGACTACGGAGCAGGCGGCGCCACCGCGGACGGCAGCGGTGGCGGCGCGAGCCAGGCCGGCCAGCTCGTCCAGCCCGAGATCACCTCCCGGCACATCGTCATCCCCGTCGACGGCAACCACGGCGAGACCGTCGAGGTGCAGGCCGCCGGCGACTACCTGTTCACCGCGACGGTGAGCCGCGGCGGCGAGATCCAGGTCTCGCGCGGTAGTGCTATTGCGGACGAACTGGAGCGCGCGATCGATCGGAAGGATCCGATCACGGTCGTCCCGTCGTAG
- a CDS encoding metal-dependent hydrolase: protein MPSTVVQLGLAAVLAAGLLATAYDRRALAVVLVVGVVPEVDALAGPWLPGAHRALLHTLLIPIAAGAWLWWDTCYRDRSWLRDRWGTRGVRIAWVALFTHAFAHVLLDYAHLEGINAFYPVYDRFFRLEGELFLSTTDGLLQTFVDIGTETDVGAGGTTANTHVANPIEPTADPTPEGPVDRRFPIAEQGWELFFAVTGLFVLVARRFQDRRDE from the coding sequence ATGCCGTCAACGGTCGTCCAGCTGGGACTCGCCGCGGTGCTGGCTGCGGGGTTGTTAGCAACGGCGTACGATCGCCGGGCGCTCGCTGTCGTGCTCGTCGTCGGCGTCGTTCCCGAGGTGGACGCGCTGGCCGGGCCGTGGCTCCCCGGCGCCCACCGGGCGCTGTTACACACCCTGCTCATTCCGATCGCCGCCGGCGCGTGGCTCTGGTGGGACACTTGCTACCGGGACCGATCGTGGCTGCGCGATCGGTGGGGTACCCGAGGCGTCAGGATCGCCTGGGTCGCCCTGTTCACCCACGCCTTCGCCCACGTGCTGCTCGATTACGCCCACCTCGAAGGAATCAACGCCTTCTACCCGGTCTACGATCGGTTCTTCCGCCTCGAGGGAGAACTCTTCCTCTCGACGACCGACGGACTCCTCCAGACGTTCGTCGATATCGGCACCGAGACCGACGTCGGTGCGGGCGGCACCACCGCCAACACGCACGTCGCCAATCCGATCGAACCGACCGCCGATCCGACGCCGGAGGGACCCGTCGATCGGCGCTTCCCGATCGCCGAGCAGGGGTGGGAACTCTTTTTCGCGGTGACTGGGCTGTTCGTGCTCGTCGCTCGGCGATTCCAGGATCGACGCGACGAGTGA
- a CDS encoding metal-dependent hydrolase, whose protein sequence is MAPTLVNAAVGVLLGLALLGAALDRRSLVVVAIAAALPDLDAVAGLVVVGATNVLLHTLLIPAAAFVALYWETRYRDRSRLGDRYGWYGVRVGWVALAAFVVAGIGLDCFTTGANLLYPLHDRFYAVSGRLLVSTQHGLVQTIADGGAPLWLSSPGTTETYHVETWLNPTPGTGIETGVERRLHLIDAGWQLPVVVAAGIAAAVRLREVR, encoded by the coding sequence ATGGCTCCGACGCTCGTGAACGCAGCCGTCGGCGTGCTCCTCGGCCTCGCGTTACTGGGGGCGGCGCTCGATCGACGATCGCTCGTCGTCGTCGCGATCGCGGCCGCGCTGCCGGATCTCGACGCCGTCGCCGGGCTGGTCGTCGTCGGGGCGACGAACGTGCTCCTGCACACGCTGTTGATTCCGGCGGCCGCGTTCGTCGCGCTCTACTGGGAGACGCGCTATCGCGATCGTTCGCGGCTCGGCGATCGGTACGGCTGGTACGGCGTCCGGGTCGGCTGGGTGGCCCTCGCGGCGTTCGTCGTCGCCGGGATCGGGCTCGACTGCTTCACGACCGGCGCGAACCTCCTGTATCCGCTGCACGATCGGTTCTACGCCGTCTCGGGTCGGCTCCTCGTGTCGACGCAGCACGGGCTCGTCCAGACGATCGCCGACGGCGGGGCGCCCCTGTGGCTCTCGTCGCCTGGGACGACCGAGACGTACCACGTCGAAACGTGGCTGAACCCGACGCCGGGAACCGGGATCGAGACGGGCGTCGAACGGCGACTGCACCTGATCGACGCGGGCTGGCAACTACCCGTCGTCGTCGCGGCGGGGATCGCCGCCGCCGTTCGACTGCGGGAGGTGCGCTGA